In Thiofilum sp., the genomic window CAAGCGACAGGTAAGGCACTAGATCAATTGATTGACAGCGGTAAGGTGCGTGCGGTTGGGGTATCCAATTTCAAAACGTGGGATTGGGATTTATTGCAAAGCGCTATGCACCATCGCTTAGTCACCAACCAGATTGAAATCAGCCTTTTGGAGCGTAGCTCTTTTCATGATGGTACTTTGGCACAGTTACAACGCCTTCATGTTAAACCGATGGCATGGTCACCTTTGGCGGGGGGGCGTTTATTACAAACTAATGCCAATACGCAAGCATTACAATCAGTAATGCAACGCATTGCGCATGCTCAACAAACCACTATTGATCAGGTAGCCCTTGCATGGTTACTGGCTCACCCCGCACAGATTATCCCCATCATAGGGACGAATCAGCTAGCTCGCATTCTTGATAGTTATAAAGCTTTTAATATTCAAATGGATAGACAAACTTGGTTTGAGCTATTAACAGCCGCACAAGGGCAGGAAGTACCCTGAGTGGCTCATAAGATAAGCTTTTCAATATCGGATGATATGGCATGCACGATCATATAAAGATCAGAATTTAGAATAGCTCCGACAACAGAGTTTACAGATGTTCTTAGAGGATAGTTTAAGGTGCTGCTAAATCAGATGTTATATTAGGAGTTAGTCATACTTCTATTCGTAAGTATACTGGACTTGCCTAGAGCGCTTAATTCTTTCAAATCATGAGTGACTATTATGAGTACTGT contains:
- a CDS encoding aldo/keto reductase family oxidoreductase, whose amino-acid sequence is MLSTIPQIHLHAELSLSRLVYGAWRLAEDNDTSTAHIRAKIDACLQQGITSFDHADIYGNYSCESLFGKVLAAAPSLREHMQLITKCDIMLTSNHYPERRIKYYDTSPQHIEYSVNNSLSRLHTDYLDLLLIHRPDPFMDAQATGKALDQLIDSGKVRAVGVSNFKTWDWDLLQSAMHHRLVTNQIEISLLERSSFHDGTLAQLQRLHVKPMAWSPLAGGRLLQTNANTQALQSVMQRIAHAQQTTIDQVALAWLLAHPAQIIPIIGTNQLARILDSYKAFNIQMDRQTWFELLTAAQGQEVP